The Apibacter raozihei genome contains a region encoding:
- a CDS encoding molybdopterin oxidoreductase family protein, giving the protein MAKLPVNDELIIEKFGPHKQYTPKDGFKGVSEPDKLVKTHCCYCGMQCGIQLKVKDNKVVGFEPWKEFPFNEGRLCPKGVQRYLQNNHPDRLLSPMKRVEGVGFEPIEWEEAMNKTVSEIQRIQSTYGNDSFAMLSGVSLTNEKSYMIGKFARVALKTKNLDYNGRLCMVSAGGGNKKAFGLDRASNNWTDLKHAEVIIVTGANVSETFPTLTYPIWEARDNGAKLIVIDPRIIPLARTADLHLALRPGTDSALYGAMLKVLFDNDWIDREFIEEHTSGFEDTLASVQDHTLEWAENITGVPAEKIYKAAEMWGKAKTSFLLHARGIEHHTKGVDNVVGCINLVLATGRIGKPYCGYATITGQGNGQGGREHGHKCDQLPGNRDIENPEHRKYISSVWGIDEKDLPGKGFSAWEIIEAIHRGEIRGLLSICFNPLVSLPNNNYVRAALEKLEFYVTIDFFLSETGRHADIVLPGSLHEEEDGTVTTAEGRVVRINQAITSPGKARKDSDIIKELARRLGAGDKFSFENNEAIFNELRVASKGGTADYYGITYEKIEKNMGVFWPCPSLDHPGTPRLWEDRKFKTPDGKAHFNPAPYKLSTEMTDEEYPIILTTGRVVSQYLSGCQTRRIGKLVDQYPEPLMEIHPKLARQYNITDGNLIKVSTRRGELTLPANVVETIREDTIFIPYHWGGKHSANMLTIGALDPVSKIPEFKVCACKIEDTGIKAQDSQLSDAFQSFDN; this is encoded by the coding sequence ATGGCTAAATTACCCGTAAACGATGAGTTAATCATTGAGAAATTTGGGCCTCATAAACAATATACACCTAAAGATGGTTTCAAGGGAGTATCAGAGCCGGACAAATTAGTGAAAACACACTGTTGCTATTGTGGTATGCAATGTGGAATTCAGTTAAAAGTAAAAGATAACAAAGTAGTAGGATTTGAACCTTGGAAAGAATTTCCTTTTAACGAAGGAAGACTTTGTCCTAAAGGGGTTCAGAGATACCTTCAAAATAATCATCCGGACAGGTTGCTGTCTCCAATGAAAAGAGTGGAAGGAGTAGGGTTTGAACCTATTGAATGGGAAGAGGCAATGAATAAGACTGTCTCTGAAATTCAACGTATTCAGAGCACTTATGGAAATGATTCATTTGCCATGTTGTCCGGAGTATCCCTTACCAATGAAAAAAGCTACATGATCGGTAAATTTGCCAGAGTAGCATTAAAAACCAAAAACCTGGACTATAACGGGAGACTTTGTATGGTAAGTGCAGGTGGAGGAAATAAAAAAGCATTCGGCTTAGACAGAGCGTCCAATAACTGGACCGATCTTAAACACGCAGAGGTTATAATTGTTACAGGAGCAAATGTAAGTGAAACATTTCCTACACTAACCTACCCTATTTGGGAAGCTAGAGATAATGGAGCCAAGCTTATAGTGATAGATCCAAGGATTATTCCTTTAGCTAGAACAGCTGATTTACATTTAGCTTTACGTCCGGGTACGGACTCTGCTTTATACGGAGCAATGCTAAAAGTTTTATTTGATAATGACTGGATTGACAGAGAATTTATTGAAGAACATACGTCAGGATTTGAAGATACATTAGCTTCTGTTCAGGATCATACTTTGGAATGGGCAGAAAATATTACTGGAGTTCCAGCGGAAAAAATTTATAAAGCTGCTGAAATGTGGGGAAAAGCAAAAACCAGCTTTTTACTTCATGCACGAGGAATCGAGCACCATACAAAAGGAGTAGATAATGTGGTTGGATGTATTAACCTTGTACTGGCTACCGGAAGAATAGGTAAACCATACTGCGGATATGCAACCATTACCGGTCAGGGGAACGGACAAGGCGGTAGAGAGCATGGTCATAAATGTGATCAGCTACCGGGAAACAGAGATATTGAAAATCCGGAACATCGTAAATACATATCCAGCGTATGGGGAATAGATGAAAAAGATTTGCCAGGTAAAGGATTTAGTGCCTGGGAAATAATAGAAGCCATACACAGAGGAGAAATCAGAGGATTACTTTCTATTTGCTTTAATCCCTTAGTATCACTTCCTAATAACAATTATGTTCGGGCAGCACTTGAAAAATTAGAATTTTATGTAACGATAGATTTCTTTTTAAGCGAAACCGGGCGACATGCTGATATTGTTTTACCAGGATCATTACACGAAGAAGAAGACGGTACAGTAACTACGGCAGAAGGAAGAGTAGTAAGAATTAATCAGGCAATAACATCACCAGGGAAAGCCAGAAAAGACAGTGATATTATAAAAGAATTAGCCAGACGTTTGGGAGCCGGAGATAAATTTAGCTTTGAAAACAATGAAGCAATATTTAATGAGTTAAGAGTTGCATCCAAAGGAGGAACTGCAGATTATTATGGCATTACATACGAAAAGATTGAAAAAAACATGGGAGTATTCTGGCCATGTCCGTCATTAGATCATCCTGGAACACCAAGATTATGGGAAGATAGGAAATTTAAGACTCCTGACGGAAAGGCTCATTTCAATCCTGCGCCTTATAAATTATCTACAGAGATGACTGACGAGGAATATCCGATTATACTAACAACAGGAAGGGTCGTTTCTCAATATTTAAGTGGATGTCAAACAAGACGAATAGGAAAATTAGTAGATCAGTATCCGGAACCGTTAATGGAAATTCATCCGAAGCTGGCTCGTCAATATAATATTACCGATGGAAATTTGATAAAAGTATCAACAAGAAGAGGGGAGCTGACTTTACCAGCAAATGTAGTTGAAACGATTAGGGAAGACACAATTTTTATTCCATATCACTGGGGAGGAAAACATTCCGCCAACATGCTCACTATAGGAGCTTTGGATCCGGTATCCAAAATACCCGAATTTAAAGTATGTGCATGTAAAATAGAAGATACAGGAATAAAAGCTCAGGATTCTCAGTTATCAGATGCTTTTCAAAGTTTTGACAATTAA
- a CDS encoding 4Fe-4S dicluster domain-containing protein, translating to MTTTDYNKNMGFYVDMQRCIGCHSCEMACAECETNGQESMIHIHYVDRKHTIQTTVQVCMHCDDPVCANVCPADAITKDTFGVVQSANTARCIGCSNCVMACPFGVPNKKEEAELMMKCNMCYDRTSAGLKPMCATVCPSGALFYGTLEEIEEKRPHSTPVNKFIFGDQEVKTKVNIMMPKGSKELKVH from the coding sequence ATGACTACCACAGATTATAATAAAAATATGGGTTTCTATGTAGACATGCAGCGTTGCATAGGATGTCATTCCTGTGAAATGGCTTGTGCAGAATGTGAAACCAATGGTCAGGAAAGTATGATTCATATTCACTATGTAGACAGAAAGCATACCATTCAGACCACCGTACAGGTTTGTATGCATTGTGATGATCCGGTATGTGCTAATGTATGTCCGGCAGATGCAATTACCAAAGATACCTTCGGAGTTGTACAATCAGCCAATACGGCTCGTTGTATAGGCTGTTCCAACTGTGTAATGGCTTGTCCGTTCGGTGTTCCTAATAAAAAAGAAGAAGCCGAATTAATGATGAAATGTAACATGTGCTATGACCGAACCAGTGCAGGATTAAAGCCTATGTGTGCAACCGTTTGTCCGAGTGGAGCATTATTTTATGGCACCCTGGAAGAAATAGAAGAAAAACGACCGCATAGTACTCCGGTTAATAAATTCATATTCGGAGATCAGGAAGTAAAAACAAAAGTTAATATTATGATGCCTAAAGGCAGCAAAGAATTAAAAGTTCACTAA
- a CDS encoding QcrA and Rieske domain-containing protein, protein MSKDNKTPVWKSDFPVKQDESVHVSRREFAKFLCLLSGSLALGNGAIAAKSLFFPKDKVNEEYFVCNSSEVPIGKMKAFVINDNHKIPYILIHLGEDKWRCFEQKCTHLSCAVLYRHDLKKIECPCHKGFFDPETGEVLQGPPPRPLPQLSVVIRDGKVFVTEKEIA, encoded by the coding sequence ATGTCGAAAGATAATAAGACACCCGTATGGAAATCCGACTTTCCTGTTAAACAAGATGAATCTGTCCATGTATCCCGGAGAGAATTTGCTAAATTTTTATGTTTATTATCAGGAAGTTTGGCTTTAGGAAATGGAGCAATTGCTGCTAAATCCTTATTTTTTCCCAAAGATAAAGTTAACGAAGAATATTTTGTTTGTAATTCCTCGGAAGTTCCAATTGGGAAAATGAAAGCTTTTGTTATAAATGATAATCATAAAATACCTTATATATTAATTCATTTAGGAGAAGATAAATGGCGATGTTTTGAACAAAAATGTACACATTTATCCTGTGCGGTACTTTACCGTCACGATTTGAAAAAAATTGAATGTCCGTGTCACAAAGGATTTTTTGATCCTGAAACCGGAGAAGTATTACAAGGTCCGCCACCAAGACCATTGCCACAATTATCCGTTGTGATCAGAGATGGTAAAGTTTTTGTGACAGAAAAAGAAATAGCATAA
- a CDS encoding DUF6755 family protein yields MSDFREAQNTAHPNKTNILMSAIIVTLILILTLQIWMMYGALNNALDDNHGFAIATFIGSLFLFIAGLFLLKYLPEPRRKREQNPNNKYE; encoded by the coding sequence ATGAGCGATTTTAGAGAAGCCCAAAATACGGCACATCCTAATAAAACCAATATTTTGATGTCTGCCATCATAGTAACCCTTATACTGATACTTACCCTTCAGATTTGGATGATGTACGGAGCATTAAACAATGCACTGGATGACAACCATGGGTTTGCCATAGCCACATTTATAGGTTCTTTATTCTTATTTATTGCCGGTTTGTTTTTATTAAAATATTTACCTGAGCCAAGAAGAAAAAGAGAACAAAACCCGAACAACAAATATGAGTAA
- the moaA gene encoding GTP 3',8-cyclase MoaA, which yields MSKLVDSFNRKHDYLRISLTDSCNFRCLYCMPDENMQCLPHKELMQPDEIYEIAKTFTNFNTNKIRLTGGEPLVRHDFSEIVEKLSQLPAEITLTTNGVLLHKYLKLFKDKGIKSVNISIDSLDPQVFQSLTKRNVLSRVWENILLYVEEGFHVKLNVVVMKGINDKEIVNFVELTKKLPLHVRFIEFMPFSGNQWEKDRVVTMPQMLQVVAEQESIAKLKDEVNDTAKKYMIQNAVGTFAFITTMSQPFCGGCNRMRLTADGKMKNCLFGKDEFDILGTLRKKNDILPVIQQCLFNKHKKMGGQFEDFKKVNPEDLTNRSMIKIGG from the coding sequence ATGAGTAAACTGGTTGATTCGTTTAATAGAAAACATGACTATCTGAGAATTTCTCTTACAGACAGTTGTAATTTCCGGTGTTTATATTGTATGCCCGATGAAAACATGCAATGTCTTCCACACAAGGAATTGATGCAGCCAGATGAAATTTATGAGATAGCAAAAACGTTTACAAACTTTAATACAAATAAAATCCGTCTTACCGGAGGGGAACCTCTGGTAAGACATGATTTTTCGGAAATAGTCGAAAAATTATCCCAGCTTCCCGCCGAAATAACTCTGACTACCAATGGGGTATTATTACATAAATACCTTAAGCTTTTTAAAGATAAAGGCATCAAGTCAGTAAACATAAGCATAGACAGTCTCGATCCTCAAGTCTTTCAATCTTTGACAAAGCGGAATGTATTATCGCGGGTTTGGGAAAATATTTTGTTATACGTAGAGGAAGGTTTTCACGTTAAGCTCAATGTAGTCGTTATGAAAGGAATTAACGATAAAGAAATCGTTAACTTTGTAGAGCTGACAAAAAAATTACCTTTACACGTTCGGTTCATAGAATTTATGCCTTTTAGCGGTAATCAGTGGGAAAAAGACAGAGTGGTCACCATGCCTCAGATGTTGCAGGTTGTTGCTGAGCAAGAATCTATTGCCAAGTTGAAAGATGAGGTAAACGATACAGCCAAAAAATATATGATTCAGAACGCCGTTGGAACTTTTGCTTTCATTACAACCATGAGTCAGCCTTTTTGTGGAGGATGTAACCGAATGAGGCTAACAGCAGATGGTAAAATGAAAAATTGTTTATTTGGAAAAGATGAATTTGATATACTGGGAACTCTGCGTAAAAAAAACGATATACTTCCTGTAATACAACAATGCTTATTCAATAAGCATAAAAAGATGGGAGGACAGTTTGAAGATTTTAAAAAAGTAAATCCTGAAGATTTAACTAACCGTAGTATGATTAAAATAGGAGGTTAA
- a CDS encoding molybdopterin molybdotransferase MoeA, whose protein sequence is MEFITVNQARTILNEEIETKSVTYLSLTDALYHYTAKELIAGVDVPGFDNSAMDGYAFAYADFEKKLPLKITHVIKAGDISLPHIKEGEAARIFTGAPMPDGADTVVMQEKAKVENNQLFLEEQEIYKSLNVRLRASQTRKGEILVSENTYINSGLLSLLAGFGFDKIPVYSFPDVGILVTGSELVEPGKPLQPGQIYESNSPSLQSVLRDMNITSFPPEKVKDDKQSTIESINDSLNKVDVLLITGGISVGDYDFVKESLQECGVKQLFYKVQQKPGKPLFFGKKDNKYVFALPGNPASVLSCFYQYVRPFLEGIKGNKKCNNYKAKAVLDTDFYKKNTLTLFLKGYWEEGKVQILSSQESYKMDSFTIANCWIELDGQPRTLKKGEEITVWKI, encoded by the coding sequence ATGGAATTTATTACAGTAAATCAGGCACGAACAATCTTAAATGAAGAAATAGAAACTAAAAGCGTAACATACCTTAGTCTTACGGATGCTTTATATCATTATACAGCCAAAGAGTTAATAGCAGGTGTAGATGTTCCCGGCTTTGATAATTCTGCAATGGATGGCTATGCTTTTGCATATGCTGATTTTGAAAAAAAGCTGCCTTTAAAAATTACACATGTTATAAAAGCGGGGGATATATCACTTCCTCATATAAAAGAAGGAGAAGCTGCACGTATATTTACAGGAGCACCTATGCCTGATGGGGCAGATACGGTAGTAATGCAAGAAAAAGCGAAGGTTGAAAATAACCAGTTATTTCTGGAAGAGCAGGAAATTTATAAAAGTCTTAATGTTAGATTGCGAGCATCGCAGACCAGAAAAGGAGAAATTTTAGTTTCTGAAAATACATATATCAATTCAGGGTTGCTGAGTTTGTTGGCAGGCTTTGGATTTGATAAAATTCCGGTTTATTCTTTTCCCGATGTTGGTATTTTAGTTACCGGAAGCGAACTGGTTGAGCCCGGAAAACCTTTACAACCCGGACAAATTTATGAAAGTAACTCTCCCTCTCTGCAATCAGTATTGCGTGATATGAACATAACTTCATTTCCGCCTGAAAAAGTCAAAGATGATAAACAATCAACGATAGAATCAATCAATGATAGTTTAAATAAAGTAGATGTGCTTTTAATTACCGGTGGAATTTCGGTAGGTGATTATGATTTTGTAAAAGAATCTTTACAAGAATGCGGGGTAAAACAATTGTTCTATAAAGTGCAGCAAAAACCTGGAAAACCACTTTTTTTTGGTAAAAAAGATAATAAATACGTTTTTGCACTTCCCGGAAATCCGGCTTCAGTGCTTTCATGTTTTTATCAGTATGTACGTCCTTTTTTAGAAGGTATAAAAGGAAACAAAAAATGCAATAACTATAAAGCTAAAGCGGTTTTAGATACTGATTTTTATAAAAAAAACACATTAACCTTATTTTTAAAAGGGTATTGGGAAGAAGGGAAAGTACAGATTTTATCTTCACAGGAATCGTATAAAATGGATTCTTTTACTATTGCCAATTGCTGGATAGAACTGGATGGGCAGCCACGTACTTTAAAAAAAGGGGAAGAAATTACAGTATGGAAAATTTAA
- a CDS encoding winged helix-turn-helix domain-containing protein, whose amino-acid sequence MENLKIEGHIWLETSAGLKIGKGRALLLEEIDKTGSIAAAARNTNIPYRKAWGMIKELNKGNTQPLVIKSVGGREGGGAVLTHEGKKILAEFKRIDQQFFLFKNSTL is encoded by the coding sequence ATGGAAAATTTAAAAATTGAGGGACATATATGGCTGGAGACTTCCGCAGGATTGAAAATAGGAAAAGGAAGAGCCTTATTGCTGGAAGAAATAGATAAGACCGGATCTATAGCTGCGGCTGCACGCAATACTAATATTCCCTACAGAAAGGCTTGGGGAATGATTAAGGAATTAAATAAAGGCAATACACAACCGCTAGTGATAAAAAGTGTGGGTGGACGCGAAGGAGGAGGAGCAGTTTTAACTCATGAAGGGAAAAAAATACTTGCTGAATTTAAAAGAATAGATCAACAATTTTTTTTATTTAAAAACAGCACATTATGA
- the mobA gene encoding molybdenum cofactor guanylyltransferase, translated as MIQEAYILAGGKSSRMGEDKGLKKIGHKPMIESVIQQLKKNFSVVKINTQNIDYKIFELQLIPDIIQDKGPLGGIYTALNDSGGDIFVASCDIPLISSESIQYILKQHKKGKVTVASYKGNIHPLFGIYTQEIVPKLKKKIENNKLKMRSFIEEVEADIVEMSINFPTDFLANINTPEEIRSVEKLIKYEY; from the coding sequence ATGATTCAAGAAGCCTATATTCTGGCCGGAGGGAAAAGTAGCAGAATGGGAGAAGATAAAGGCTTAAAAAAGATCGGTCATAAGCCCATGATTGAATCGGTAATTCAACAATTAAAAAAAAACTTTTCTGTAGTGAAGATAAATACTCAAAATATTGATTATAAAATATTTGAATTGCAATTAATTCCCGATATAATACAGGACAAAGGTCCGCTGGGAGGTATTTACACTGCTTTAAACGATTCGGGAGGAGATATATTTGTGGCCAGTTGTGATATACCATTAATATCTTCAGAATCTATTCAATATATACTGAAACAACATAAAAAAGGAAAAGTAACCGTAGCCTCCTATAAGGGAAATATACATCCGTTGTTTGGAATTTATACTCAAGAGATAGTACCGAAACTTAAAAAGAAAATAGAAAATAATAAGCTGAAAATGAGGAGTTTTATAGAAGAGGTAGAAGCTGATATTGTAGAAATGAGCATAAACTTCCCTACAGATTTTTTAGCAAATATAAATACACCAGAAGAAATCAGGTCCGTTGAAAAACTAATAAAATATGAATATTAA
- a CDS encoding MoaD/ThiS family protein, producing MNIKIFGKLTDIFQTEEYLLNEKITTVSDLKQKLEVLFPSLQSLTYLVIVNNENTQDNDSISTNSEIALLPPYSGG from the coding sequence ATGAATATTAAAATTTTTGGAAAACTAACAGATATCTTTCAGACAGAAGAATATTTGTTAAACGAGAAGATAACCACCGTTTCCGATTTAAAACAGAAACTGGAAGTCCTTTTTCCTTCGTTACAATCTCTTACTTATCTGGTAATAGTTAATAACGAAAATACACAGGATAACGATTCAATTTCAACAAATTCAGAAATAGCATTATTACCCCCGTATTCCGGTGGATAA
- the moeB gene encoding HesA/MoeB/ThiF family protein, which translates to MNLQRYNRQTILSGFGKNAQEKLFQSKVLVLGAGGLGCPVLQFLTAAGVGTLGIVDYDTVDISNLQRQILFDENDVGKLKTEAAKAKLQKMNSETEIRIHSEKLTSGNALSIFTPYQVIVDCTDNFQVRYLANDLSRLLNKPLVYGAIYQYEGQVSVFNIEKNGESTNYRDLFPTPPQPAEVPTCNEAGVLGTLSGIIGVVQANEVIKLLTGIGKPLVHKLWIMNILNYETRTIKYKKGDSNTSPETIEELLTTSYEELCGFFTPNNEIDDKEQLKSLLSKKNSVLVDVRNEDELPKIQEFDYTLIPLSVLEQQIEQLKSFDSIIFVCRLGMRSLRAVQIAKEKYPTKDIRHIKDGIETII; encoded by the coding sequence ATGAATTTACAACGATATAACAGACAAACCATATTATCAGGATTTGGTAAAAATGCACAGGAAAAACTTTTTCAATCCAAAGTATTGGTACTGGGAGCAGGAGGTTTAGGATGTCCGGTATTACAATTTCTGACTGCTGCGGGAGTAGGTACACTGGGAATTGTAGATTATGATACGGTTGATATTTCAAACTTGCAAAGACAGATTCTATTTGATGAAAATGATGTAGGTAAGCTAAAGACAGAAGCAGCAAAAGCTAAACTGCAAAAAATGAATTCTGAAACAGAAATTCGGATACATTCTGAAAAATTAACTTCAGGCAACGCATTATCCATATTTACCCCTTATCAGGTTATTGTAGATTGTACCGATAATTTTCAGGTCAGATATCTTGCCAATGATTTATCACGGCTATTAAATAAACCATTGGTATATGGCGCTATTTATCAGTATGAAGGACAAGTATCGGTCTTTAATATTGAAAAAAACGGTGAATCTACCAATTACAGAGATTTATTTCCTACGCCACCTCAACCGGCAGAAGTACCTACCTGTAATGAAGCAGGAGTTTTAGGAACATTATCCGGAATTATTGGAGTTGTTCAGGCTAACGAGGTCATCAAATTGCTAACCGGTATAGGTAAGCCCTTGGTTCATAAATTATGGATTATGAATATCTTAAATTATGAAACCCGGACAATTAAATATAAAAAAGGAGATTCCAACACTTCTCCTGAAACTATTGAAGAACTGTTGACAACTTCTTACGAGGAACTTTGCGGTTTTTTTACGCCAAATAATGAGATAGATGATAAAGAGCAGCTAAAATCGCTTCTGAGTAAAAAAAATTCCGTGCTGGTAGATGTTCGTAATGAAGACGAATTACCCAAAATACAGGAATTTGATTATACACTAATCCCATTATCTGTATTGGAACAGCAAATTGAACAATTAAAGTCATTTGATTCTATTATTTTTGTATGCCGTTTGGGAATGAGAAGTTTACGGGCGGTACAAATTGCCAAAGAAAAATATCCAACTAAAGATATACGCCATATCAAAGATGGAATAGAAACAATAATATAA
- a CDS encoding molybdenum cofactor biosynthesis protein MoaE → MSKIKKIFIEGAISSQFVADSIEKHTVKTNIGGHSIFLGQIRADSKNGKEVESIEFTAYQEMAEKKLAEIREDIFSKYNLVCMHVYHSLGIVKKGEICLFVFTSSGHREPAIQACNEMVERLKKELPIWGKEIYDDHTHHWKENR, encoded by the coding sequence ATGAGTAAAATAAAAAAAATATTTATCGAAGGAGCTATTTCCTCCCAATTTGTAGCCGATAGTATTGAAAAACATACTGTAAAAACCAACATCGGAGGGCATAGTATTTTTCTGGGGCAAATACGAGCAGATTCTAAAAATGGTAAAGAAGTAGAATCCATTGAATTTACAGCGTATCAGGAAATGGCAGAAAAAAAACTTGCGGAAATTCGTGAAGACATATTCTCTAAATATAACTTGGTATGCATGCATGTCTATCACAGCCTGGGAATTGTTAAAAAAGGAGAAATATGCCTGTTTGTATTTACTTCCTCAGGCCATAGGGAGCCGGCCATTCAAGCCTGTAACGAAATGGTGGAAAGGCTGAAAAAAGAATTGCCGATATGGGGGAAAGAAATTTACGACGACCATACACATCACTGGAAAGAAAATAGATAA
- a CDS encoding MOSC domain-containing protein, producing MNTAQPVLVSLNAGKEEPLEDSGFLSAINKKKLNEPALVTKLGLKSDVQSDKRFHGGIDKAIHQYAYENYTFWENILPDTTRLKQMAAFGENITSVGMTEDTVMIGDQYRLGGCILEVSQARQPCWKLNYRFKYPTMAEEVQNSLKTGWYYRVLEEGQVQEGDKFVLLERPYPEISLTYLLHILYKDCLNKEALYEFLKINILAESWKNTLTKRLETGEVEDWKRRLYLQNK from the coding sequence ATGAATACAGCTCAACCGGTTTTAGTATCATTAAACGCAGGAAAAGAAGAACCGCTGGAAGATTCAGGATTTTTAAGTGCCATAAATAAAAAGAAGCTTAATGAGCCTGCGCTGGTAACCAAATTAGGATTAAAATCTGATGTTCAGTCAGATAAACGTTTTCATGGAGGAATAGATAAAGCTATTCATCAATACGCGTATGAAAATTATACTTTTTGGGAAAATATTCTTCCGGATACTACAAGGTTGAAGCAAATGGCAGCGTTTGGAGAAAATATTACTTCCGTAGGAATGACGGAAGATACCGTAATGATAGGAGATCAATATCGTTTAGGTGGCTGCATTCTGGAAGTAAGTCAGGCACGTCAGCCCTGCTGGAAGCTCAACTATAGGTTTAAGTATCCAACTATGGCAGAAGAAGTACAAAATAGTCTCAAAACAGGCTGGTATTACAGAGTTTTGGAAGAAGGACAAGTACAGGAAGGAGATAAATTTGTATTATTGGAGAGGCCATATCCCGAAATTTCTTTAACCTATCTACTTCATATTTTATATAAAGATTGTTTAAATAAAGAAGCTCTATATGAATTTCTGAAGATTAATATTCTGGCTGAAAGCTGGAAAAATACTTTGACTAAGCGATTGGAAACAGGAGAAGTGGAAGATTGGAAAAGAAGGTTATATTTACAAAACAAATAA
- a CDS encoding alginate export family protein, translating to MKFKLALVCIFLLGTMKTIYSQKIQVGGEIRNRGELRNGFRKPLADSIDPLYVHNLRLKLYGSYTSEKFKAKVTLLDSKIFSSDHSVRTDNFFGIYEAWGEYFFNPQISVSAGRQILEYDDNRLFSAGAWSNTPNAHDLVKLKYNTEKVKVNVGGAWNNASVSLYNAAKSYESMFYGWGMYSFQNFNVSGIWVNEGIKNTLPGRGNKTSIYRNTLGGNIGMKNKNMPLSVYLTGYYQFGYDKADKKLDAFFLGLKNQYTFSDKIKASLGAEYLSGTSSKASGSSDHTFNRLYGAHHNYNGTMEYWIAVPTQGLVDIFAGADVKVLPKLSVNGSFHTFATAREIQNRNNKGIGSELDMQVDYKFSQSFSLQGGWSCYFKNKGTDILKKQTQTETRFPYWAYLMITYKPEFTIKTKNKQ from the coding sequence ATGAAATTTAAATTAGCACTGGTATGCATTTTTTTATTAGGAACTATGAAAACTATTTATTCACAAAAAATACAGGTGGGTGGAGAAATAAGAAACCGGGGAGAGTTAAGAAATGGTTTTAGAAAACCATTGGCTGATTCCATAGATCCTTTATATGTACATAATCTCAGATTAAAGCTCTATGGTTCTTATACATCGGAAAAATTTAAAGCTAAAGTAACCTTGTTGGATTCTAAGATATTCAGTTCAGATCATTCCGTAAGAACCGATAATTTTTTTGGAATTTATGAAGCTTGGGGTGAATATTTCTTTAATCCGCAAATTTCAGTTTCAGCAGGAAGACAAATTTTGGAGTATGATGATAACCGCTTGTTTTCTGCAGGTGCCTGGAGTAATACACCCAATGCTCACGATTTGGTTAAATTGAAATATAACACCGAAAAAGTAAAGGTAAATGTTGGAGGTGCGTGGAATAATGCTTCAGTTTCCTTATACAATGCGGCTAAAAGTTACGAATCTATGTTTTATGGATGGGGAATGTATTCATTTCAGAATTTCAATGTATCTGGTATCTGGGTAAATGAAGGAATTAAAAATACCCTGCCCGGCCGGGGAAATAAAACTTCAATATATAGAAATACACTGGGGGGAAATATAGGTATGAAAAATAAAAATATGCCTCTTTCCGTCTATCTGACAGGATATTACCAGTTCGGTTACGATAAGGCTGATAAAAAGCTCGATGCCTTTTTTCTTGGTTTAAAAAATCAATATACATTTTCTGATAAAATTAAAGCATCTCTGGGAGCAGAATACTTATCCGGAACCAGTTCAAAGGCATCGGGCAGTTCAGATCATACATTTAACAGGCTCTATGGGGCACACCATAATTACAATGGTACTATGGAATATTGGATAGCAGTACCCACTCAGGGGCTCGTAGATATTTTTGCAGGAGCAGATGTAAAAGTGCTTCCAAAATTAAGTGTAAACGGAAGCTTTCACACTTTTGCAACCGCGCGGGAAATACAAAATCGAAATAATAAAGGAATAGGTTCTGAACTGGATATGCAGGTAGATTATAAGTTTTCTCAGTCATTCTCTCTGCAAGGAGGCTGGAGTTGTTATTTTAAAAACAAAGGAACCGATATATTGAAAAAACAGACTCAGACAGAAACACGTTTTCCATATTGGGCCTATCTTATGATTACGTATAAGCCTGAATTTACAATCAAAACCAAAAACAAACAATAA